The Buteo buteo chromosome 1, bButBut1.hap1.1, whole genome shotgun sequence sequence TACATGCCTTCTTGCACAACAGTGATAAAATTGTCAGCTGCATTCTGTTATTTACAGCAATGTTCAGCTGTAGCATTTTGCTGTGATTAAGACAAAAATACAGCCATGACAATATCCTCCTATAATTTCCTCTTAGGCTTAATCTTTGTGACTTTAATTCTCCATAAAGTACAGAATGCCTTTTCTCCCTCCAAACgcttttttcttaatatgtaGGATTTACCTAACTTTCTCAGAAATCAGGGCTCTACACAGACCCTGCACTGAAAATTTTACCAAAACTCAAAAATGCAGCGTTCATAGTTTATTTGAGAGTGTGTGGATTTATTCTTTATCTGTGAGTttgatgctttttctcttccccagatACAACAATTCCCCATATACTTTGTTCATTTACTTGGCTTCCTGAAGTCTTACATTCTgtccttcttccttttaattcttaACATGATGACTATGTTGCTGTGAACAGAAACATGGCATTTCCAAACCATGTATGAAAGCAGTGAATACCCAGGTTTAGCTGTCTGAACAGTAGCTCAGACAAGCCAGAAAACCTTCTAACGTGGAACGGGTTTTTAATCATCATCTTCACTTTAACATCTGGATTCTCATTGTCACAGAGAATGGTTTGATCATGCATTTGACTCAGAAGGGTTTGCAAGAGCAAGTGTCCAATTTATGTGCATGTTTATTATGACTGCGCATGAGTATCATCAAACCTGTGCAGCTTTAAATCTGCATTTGTGGCTTCCCCCTGGTTTCTATACATACTTGTCTCAAATGCACTGTGACTATCTGATACGGGGGGGCAGAGATAAGCTTCACTGTGTCACTGAAGTCCTAGTTTACACATCTGGCATCATCTCCCCATGGTAttttgagagagaaacagaagagtcttgctttgtttccttcctcGTCAACTGTCTTGTCATGTCTCTCGCAGGAGttacattttttgtgtgtgcatgcacacgcGCACATACTACCTATCACTTCACTTTCAACCTGTGTCTCTGTACCTACAGAACTGCCAGACTGACTGGAATAGTAGCTTCTTTTACCCTGACACTTCTGTAGAGCTTAGCAGCCTGGTAGATAATGGCTGTGAATGTTTCTCTTGGTCAAACAGCAAActgtccctttttttcccatgcttttGCATTAAGTAGTACAAAAAGTACTTCAAATTGTTTAATAGACTGGAATTGGAGAGAGATGTCAAAGAGCTGATTTAtaccactgaagtcaatgagaaCAGTATCTCACAGGATGACGTTTACTGATGGGGATACAGTGTATCTTCAGCTtacctggggcaggggagacgAATGGAGATTTGGGACGGGGAGAGACGAGTTAGCCATTCctaaataaaatactattttctagGTTTATATTTTTCCAGAACTGGCTGCTTCctaaagttgggggggggggggggggggtgttttcttttgttgttgggggtttttttaaagtttgagcaagaaagtttttgttttgttttgttttgttttgaatctgggtggaaagggaaaataatatgTTTTTCCAGTTCTTGAAAGCAACTGTCTGGCCTTCCAGTCTGCTTATCAACAGCCCTAGCACTAAAATGATGGCATATAGGAGCTTTTACCAAAGACTGTACATCGACTAGTGCTCATGGCCACCCTTCTtcattgctgtttgctttgtggAGAGTGCTTTTCTTGCACAATCATTCAAAGTCAAACACGCAGCTATGGATTACCATACCTCTATAATGGGGATGAGGAGTTGAGGTTTTTTGGTTGAAGAGAGATTTTCCAGAATTCCAATCATGGGGCAATTTTTTCCTGTCAAATGCAGTGGTAAAAGTTGCCTGAGTACAGTGCAATGTTCATAGTAAAATTCTGCACATAACAGCTAATGTTCTCAGAAGGAATACAGCTAAACGTGCCATGGGAGTAACTAAGTGaattttcctgctgcacagtTCTAATGTGTGATTTTTGCCTtagcaaacaaataaacaagaacACTAAAAAGATGTTGTCAAGTACATACATTGAATTGGCTCTTAGTAGTAGTATTTTAAAAGGGTGCAGTATAAAGATCCAGAATATTACAAAGGAGTTGATGTGAAACGATATTGCACAGTGGGAAATTACTGATTAGAAGAGCACAGCATGCCTCTGAAAGCTCTCTAGGAGCTTAAAAATGGGGTGGTCATTATAACTACCTTGACCTTGTTCCTGAAATATTCTTAGTAATCCTTAATGAGCTTAACAAAGTAGAGGTGTACATCTTTATTACCCCAAGTCTAGTTATAAATGTTAGTGTGTAAATTACAGTGCAGTCAAGTGGTGTCCACGCCAAGGGGTTGTTCTTTAAGAGGAAAGGTAGCCATTTATTACAGCAAGTAGCAAGCTGTGGTCCTGCATTAGTTCTGTACTGTGCTATAATGTGGTATAGTTTCCTGGTTGCCTATAGTCTCACCACAGAGTGGTTAAAGGCATTCGCATCAAGTTAATTTTATCACATTACTGTTCTCTTTTGCTCCAAAACACTAAAACGTTCTGTGTTCCAGCAATGCAAATCCCTTGTCTGCCCATTTGCTGTTAAACTACTAAATGTAAGTGCTGTGCCAGAATAAgactttggttttaaaaatgatCGCCACGTCGAGTTGCAACACATCACTTATAatgatgttttcctttgctaCTTGTTATCTCCTTCTGTGGTCTTCCTGGGATGCAGTTGCTGTCACGGTAATAGCTTCTTCACAAAAGTTCCTGTTCTTAGAGGGCCTGCTGGCTCGGTTTGTTGGAAGGAAGAGGTGGTGTTGATCTGGCCCAGTAGCCGGAGGCACTTCAGGCATGTTAAACATTCCGAGTGTTAGAGATGGATGCATTGCATAAATGTTTGTATAAGCTGAATGTTTACTAAGTATTTGTGGAATCTGATGGATAAAGTATATTTATGCCCTAAACAAAACAGGCCATTAATGACCACATGCTTGGTGTCTCCTTTCAGGTACAGTAGTAGTCCAGCAGCTAATGTCAGTGATGATTAGCAAACATGAAGAGCTGTTTCCCAAGGATGCAGACCCTCAGATGGGACCTGAGGTATGCAACAACAACAATGAAATGCCAAAGAAAGCGATTGCGGGGCAACTACAGAACAAAGAGAACAACAACACCAAGGAGACAGCAATGAGGCGCTGCTCTTGGGACAAACCTGAGTCTCCCCAAAGTGGAAGTATGGACAATGAGTCTCCAActgctctgccaggcagcaAGACAAATAGCCCCAGGAACAGCATCCAGAAACTAGATGTCACCAGAAGCCCACCGCTcatggtgaaaaaaaatcctgcttttaaTAAAGGTAGCGGCATAGTCACCAACGGGTCCTTCAGCAGTTCTGTGGAGGGCCCTGAGAAGAGCCAGACCTTACCAAACTGTACCCTGCAAACTAGGAGAACATCGTCCCTGAAAGGACCAGTGACTAAGATGGGCACACACAGCGTGCAGAATGGAGGTGTGCGGATGGGTGTTTCTAGCACAGATGGGCACAGCAACACCCTCAACAGCCGCACCCCAGGCTGGGTGCCTAATGGCTACGTCACGCTGAGGgacaacaaacagaaagaactgGTGAGTGAGTCAGGCCAGCACAACAGGCTTTCCACCTATGACAATGTCCACCAGCAGTTCTCTATGGTGAACTCTGATGACAAACAGAGTGTGGACAGTGCCACCTGGTCAACATCCTCTTGTGAAATATCCCTCCCTGAGCAGTCCAACTCCTGTCGTTCATCCACCACCACCTGCCCTGAGCAGGACTTTTATGCGGGTAACTTTGAAGACTCTGTGCTGGATGGACCACCACATGAAGACCTCTCTAACCCGGGTGACTATGAGAACAAAAGTGACAGAAGGAGTGTGGGGGGCCACAGCAGCCgagccaccagcagcagcgaTAACAGTGAAACGTTTGTTGCCAACAGTACTAACAATCATAGTGCTTTGCACAGCCTCGTGTCCAGCTTGAAGCAAGAGATGGCCAAGCAAAAACTAGAGTATGAGACAAGGATAAAAAGGTAAGACTGTTTGGGTCTACCATCTGACTGCCTCTTGCAGAATAAACCCAAGAAGTTTTCCCTCTTGGTGTCTTGCTAGCATTCTTCACTAGCTGCAGTCACTGGGTGCCTGCCACTGAGTTTCCCGTCTTTCAGTGTTGACATACTTTGATGTTGCTTT is a genomic window containing:
- the ARHGAP24 gene encoding rho GTPase-activating protein 24 isoform X3, which encodes MMPEDRNAGVRSPGALAAAPFIPKTTYRRIKRCFSFRKGIFGQKLEDTVRYEKRYGNRLAPMLVEQCVDFIRQRGLKEEGLFRLPGQANLVKELQDAFDCGEKPSFDSNTDVHTVASLLKLYLRELPEPVIPYAKYEDFLSCAKMLSKEEEMGLKELVKQVKSLPAVNYNLLKYICRFLDEVQSYSGINKMSVQNLATVFGPNILRPKVEDPLTIMEGTVVVQQLMSVMISKHEELFPKDADPQMGPEVCNNNNEMPKKAIAGQLQNKENNNTKETAMRRCSWDKPESPQSGSMDNESPTALPGSKTNSPRNSIQKLDVTRSPPLMVKKNPAFNKGSGIVTNGSFSSSVEGPEKSQTLPNCTLQTRRTSSLKGPVTKMGTHSVQNGGVRMGVSSTDGHSNTLNSRTPGWVPNGYVTLRDNKQKELVSESGQHNRLSTYDNVHQQFSMVNSDDKQSVDSATWSTSSCEISLPEQSNSCRSSTTTCPEQDFYAGNFEDSVLDGPPHEDLSNPGDYENKSDRRSVGGHSSRATSSSDNSETFVANSTNNHSALHSLVSSLKQEMAKQKLEYETRIKSLEQRNLTLETEMMALHEELDQERKKFTMVEIKMRNAERAKEDAEKRNDMLQKEMEQFFSTFGELTVESRRPERGNTIWIQ
- the ARHGAP24 gene encoding rho GTPase-activating protein 24 isoform X2, translated to MQRNTHPEQPFLGFYRILGKLANDNSRTEVSFPKRGHSAFKETQPFRCLGGDRERMTANHETYLLMASTQNDMEDWVKSIRRVIWAPFGGGIFGQKLEDTVRYEKRYGNRLAPMLVEQCVDFIRQRGLKEEGLFRLPGQANLVKELQDAFDCGEKPSFDSNTDVHTVASLLKLYLRELPEPVIPYAKYEDFLSCAKMLSKEEEMGLKELVKQVKSLPAVNYNLLKYICRFLDEVQSYSGINKMSVQNLATVFGPNILRPKVEDPLTIMEGTVVVQQLMSVMISKHEELFPKDADPQMGPEVCNNNNEMPKKAIAGQLQNKENNNTKETAMRRCSWDKPESPQSGSMDNESPTALPGSKTNSPRNSIQKLDVTRSPPLMVKKNPAFNKGSGIVTNGSFSSSVEGPEKSQTLPNCTLQTRRTSSLKGPVTKMGTHSVQNGGVRMGVSSTDGHSNTLNSRTPGWVPNGYVTLRDNKQKELVSESGQHNRLSTYDNVHQQFSMVNSDDKQSVDSATWSTSSCEISLPEQSNSCRSSTTTCPEQDFYAGNFEDSVLDGPPHEDLSNPGDYENKSDRRSVGGHSSRATSSSDNSETFVANSTNNHSALHSLVSSLKQEMAKQKLEYETRIKSLEQRNLTLETEMMALHEELDQERKKFTMVEIKMRNAERAKEDAEKRNDMLQKEMEQFFSTFGELTVESRRPERGNTIWIQ
- the ARHGAP24 gene encoding rho GTPase-activating protein 24 isoform X4, whose amino-acid sequence is MTANHETYLLMASTQNDMEDWVKSIRRVIWAPFGGGIFGQKLEDTVRYEKRYGNRLAPMLVEQCVDFIRQRGLKEEGLFRLPGQANLVKELQDAFDCGEKPSFDSNTDVHTVASLLKLYLRELPEPVIPYAKYEDFLSCAKMLSKEEEMGLKELVKQVKSLPAVNYNLLKYICRFLDEVQSYSGINKMSVQNLATVFGPNILRPKVEDPLTIMEGTVVVQQLMSVMISKHEELFPKDADPQMGPEVCNNNNEMPKKAIAGQLQNKENNNTKETAMRRCSWDKPESPQSGSMDNESPTALPGSKTNSPRNSIQKLDVTRSPPLMVKKNPAFNKGSGIVTNGSFSSSVEGPEKSQTLPNCTLQTRRTSSLKGPVTKMGTHSVQNGGVRMGVSSTDGHSNTLNSRTPGWVPNGYVTLRDNKQKELVSESGQHNRLSTYDNVHQQFSMVNSDDKQSVDSATWSTSSCEISLPEQSNSCRSSTTTCPEQDFYAGNFEDSVLDGPPHEDLSNPGDYENKSDRRSVGGHSSRATSSSDNSETFVANSTNNHSALHSLVSSLKQEMAKQKLEYETRIKSLEQRNLTLETEMMALHEELDQERKKFTMVEIKMRNAERAKEDAEKRNDMLQKEMEQFFSTFGELTVESRRPERGNTIWIQ